The nucleotide sequence GCCATCATGATCCCCGAGCACAAGGGCCGCGAGCTGGTGCTGCTGCTGGAGAAGAACGTGACGGTAAATATGCACATCACCATCGGTACGCGCAACCTGCAGAAGTACGTCAGCCGCACCTCTGTCGTCTTCGTCTCCATCTCCTTCATCGTCCTCATGATCATCTCGCTGGCGTGGCTCGTCTTCTACTACATCCAGAGGTTTAGATACGCCAACGCCCGAGACCGcaaccaggtacacacacacacacacacactaaatatcACCATGTCCGGTACTTAGACCAATAGACAAATCATACACCACAATGaggtaaatacacacacacacacacacacacacacacacacacacagcgagtAAAGTGTTTGCACATGCACAAGAGAAGTTTGAAGAAGAAAGTGTGAGTTACAttacaggtgtgtgtgaacgtgtctgtgttagtttttttttgtggaaagcGTGGCTAGTGCACGagcgtcagtgtgtgtgtgtgtgtgtgtgtgtgtgtgtgtgtgtgtgtgtgtgtgtggaatgtgGGGAAAGGTGCAGTCAGGCTGCAGCATGTTTACCCACAACGCTCCTTACGGATTTCAGTTGGTGCTCGGTGGCGGGGTTAGAGGGACAggaagagacggagagagagagagagagacactgagaGTGATAGACACAaacacggagagagagagagagagaccacaccacaccacatctctctcacacacacacacacacacacacacacacacacacacacacacacacacacacaaacaaatacacactaatcgctgttattattataatgttcacatatatatatgctttcttttcttttctttataatgTTTACGAGAGtcactttatatttaattttgtattttctccTGTTATTTTTCTTGTGACTTGTCCTCGAGCCCTGGaaatatgaatgtaaatatttgttacACCAATAAAGCAACTTCGAAtcttgacagagagacagaaagagagagacaggaaggaaGACGGCCATTAGGGCTGATCCTGCTGCTGCACTTTAATTACTTCTGGTTTCTTCTTACAgctgttactgtgtgtgtgtgtgtgtgtgtgtgtgagagagagagagagagagaggaaattaCAGAGACCTAGAGAGAGATGGTAGATGGTGATTTGTGTAAACACTGCTATCTgatagacagaaagaaaaacagagagagacagaaaaaccaAGAATGAGAGATTTttgaagagagagacagagagagagagacagagagagagagacagagagagagagacagagagagagagacagagagagagagacagagagggagacagagagggagacagagagggagacagagagggagacagagagggagacagagagagagacagagaaagagagacagagaaagagagacagagaaagagagagtgagacgggTGTGATCTGATCATGAAGagatgaaaagaaagagagagatgtcaGAGTTGAGCTTGatttttatgtcatactttTAAATCATAActaacctctgtgtgtgtgtgtgtgtgtgtgtgtgtgtgtgtgtgtctgcgtgtgtctgcgtgtgtgtgtgtttagaggcGACTCGGTGATGCAGCTAAAAAGGCCATCAGTCAGCTCCAAGTGCGGACCATCAGGAAAGGAGACCAGGTGAGAtctctctctcgcgcacacacacacacacacacacacacacacacacacacacacacacacacacacacacacacacacacagatcctgaAGTGTTGGTATCACAGTGACTGTTGGTGTGAAATTTCTGTCATATATGGcagagtgcaaaagtttgcacgcCCACTCCCACAAACTTTTGCACCGATCTGAATGTCATGCATAATGTCTACAATATGTGGAAAATGTTAAGACTGACATGGTGGTATTGGTGCGTTACATCTTATTTTaccctcgtgtgtgtgtgtgtgtgtgtgtgtgtgtgtgtgtgtgaacttctGTAGGAGACGGAGTCAGACTTTGATAACTGTGCTGTGTGTATCGAAGGCTACAAGCCTAATGATGTGGTGAGGATTCTTCCATGCAGGTGAGGGCaagataccacacacacacacacacacacacacacacacacacacacacgcacacacacacacacacacacacactcattcctgTGTTCTCCTGCAGACATGTCTTCCATAAAGGCTGTGTGGATCCGTGGTTGGTGGACCATCGCACGTGTCCCATGTGTAAAATGAACATCCTGAAAGCGCTCGGGCTCACGGTACtgaggatctctctctctcacacacacacacacacacacacacacacacacacacacacagagaaaaaggGGTCTATATAGGAGATTGTGAGTTCAGACCTTAGTGAATATATGGGAGTAAAGAAAGATGATcagagacatggagagagagacagagagagacgtgggggggaagagagaaaaaatataggtggaaaaaaggagaaagacgGAGACGGGAAAAGTGAAGAAGAGATGTAAGGATGGAGAGAAAGACTGGGAGAGATATAGAGAGACATGCAGGAGAAGGGAAGActgagaaggagagagaatgagagacatgaggaaaaaaaaaagatggaaggTGTAGAAGgacagaagagagaaaaagagacaaagactgaggaagagatggagagaaagatgaAGAGACACAGCGGTATGTTTCACTCTCTGTAAGTGAAATGTGAGGAAAGAGGAGCTGCCGCTTTATCAACTCGCAGTCTCCTGTATCTGATCTGTGTGGTTGGTTACCGTGGAAACCCGTTTGTGGTGTTTCCAGGTGCGTGATGTAGATCAGTCGCGGCTTTCAGTTTGCGTTGCTCTCGCATCTCATCGACCTGTTCTGACCTCAAGCCTCGCTGTAAATGACCACAGTAATACTCCGGCCTTCTTTATTCTAGACTGTTCTACATTGTTTataggacgtgtgtgtgtgtgtgtgtgtgtgtgtgtgtgtgtgtgtgtgtgtgtgtgcgctccaGTCGAGTGCAGAGTGCCTGGACGAGCTCCCTCTGGACTACGACCTGGCCGTTGGGGGCGTGGCCCTGAACGCCATGGTGATGAGCGATGACGCCCTGGTCGGTGACATCACAGGGGGTCACGACCCTGGTTTTAGGATGGTGGGTCTCCCTCAGGTCTTCCTGGACTCTGAGCCCATCACGGAGGACACCTTGCTGACTGAGCAGAGTAAGTCGGGTCACTGCTAAGCAGGAAGCACAGATCTCATCAATAGTGACGTTTTTAGCAAAAAGTGACATCATTACTGGATAACAAACATCAATTTAAGTCAGAGATACTGAGTCCAAAGCCTACTGTAGCAATTAGTAaccataaaataattatattaatacagtatattgcatttATATTAAATCAGAGATTAGGTTTTGTACAGTGAATTAGAGATTAGAGCGtccataataaattaaatattagcaCATTTATGTTAACTTTGAGATTAACGTGCGTTTAGTTAATTAGTGATGGGCGTGTTTCTTATCTATAGTAAATTAGCTATTAACGTATGTATAAATTGGAGCTTGTCCATAGTAGATTAGTGTGTATATAGTAAATTAGCGAGTAGCCTGTCCATAGTAAATTAAAGATTAGCTTGTCTATAATAAATAAGCAATTAGCATGCGTATAATAAATTGGAGATTAGCTCGTCTATAGTTAATTAGCGATTAGTGTGTTTATAGTAAATTTAAGATTAGCTTGTTTATAGCAAATTAACGATTAGCGTGTTTATAGTAAATTGCTGATTAGCGTGTCTAGTGTGTTTATAGTAAATTTA is from Clarias gariepinus isolate MV-2021 ecotype Netherlands chromosome 22, CGAR_prim_01v2, whole genome shotgun sequence and encodes:
- the rnf150b gene encoding RING finger protein 150 isoform X2 codes for the protein MWRSVTEACGGLALCVWLVSLCAVRAPCLDFAGEKEEWYTAFVSVTYVDPVTAETRTERSECGHYGEHSPKRDAKGWLATAASARERHACDPNTRFAVPDRAGAWIALVTRGNCTFKDKIRHASGQNASAVVIFNVGASNANETITMPHSGTGDVVAIMIPEHKGRELVLLLEKNVTVNMHITIGTRNLQKYVSRTSVVFVSISFIVLMIISLAWLVFYYIQRFRYANARDRNQRRLGDAAKKAISQLQVRTIRKGDQETESDFDNCAVCIEGYKPNDVVRILPCRHVFHKGCVDPWLVDHRTCPMCKMNILKALGLTSSAECLDELPLDYDLAVGGVALNAMVMSDDALVGDITGGHDPGFRMVGLPQVFLDSEPITEDTLLTEQSELQPLSSSSSEASLTAGAGQYMDTPTDNAKCRPSSSLGHSNQGCTD
- the rnf150b gene encoding RING finger protein 150 isoform X1, giving the protein MWRSVTEACGGLALCVWLVSLCAVRAPCLDFAGEKEEWYTAFVSVTYVDPVTAETRTERSECGHYGEHSPKRDAKGWLATAASARERHACDPNTRFAVPDRAGAWIALVTRGNCTFKDKIRHASGQNASAVVIFNVGASNANETITMPHSGTGDVVAIMIPEHKGRELVLLLEKNVTVNMHITIGTRNLQKYVSRTSVVFVSISFIVLMIISLAWLVFYYIQRFRYANARDRNQRRLGDAAKKAISQLQVRTIRKGDQETESDFDNCAVCIEGYKPNDVVRILPCRHVFHKGCVDPWLVDHRTCPMCKMNILKALGLTSSAECLDELPLDYDLAVGGVALNAMVMSDDALVGDITGGHDPGFRMVGLPQVFLDSEPITEDTLLTEQIIISSGELQPLSSSSSEASLTAGAGQYMDTPTDNAKCRPSSSLGHSNQGCTD